Sequence from the Symbiopectobacterium purcellii genome:
GCCAGCGTTATTAAACAGCCCGTACAGTCGATTGCCAGTCAATGCGATAACCTGCTCAGCCGCGGCATCCACGCTGTCGGGATCGTCTAAATCCAGTGCGATCCCTTCAAGTCCCAGCGTGCTCATGCGTTGCACATCTTCGGCGCGGCGGCAGGCGGCCAACACCCGGTAGCCGCGCTGGCGTAAGTCTACTGCCGCAATCAAACCAATACCGCTGGAGCAACCGGTAACCAAAACCGTTTTTTGCATAACTTTACCTAAGTAAAAAGCCCTATTTTTCAAGAGTCGTGGTTAACTAGCAATAAGACGCAAATAAGCGGTCACAGGTTCACTAACGGTTTAAGCTGTTTTGCCATCCAGTCGGCAATGAACGGCTGCGCTTCGCGCGTGGGATGGATACCATCGTCTTGCATCCATTCAGGTTTAAGATAAACCTGTTCCATAAAGAACGGCACCAGCGGGATGGAAAATTGCTGCGCCAGTCGCGGGTAAATAGCGCTGAACGTGGTGGTATAGCGCTGACCGTAGTTGGCAGGCAGGCGGATTTGCATCAGCAAGGGCTGCGCGTTAGCCGTTTTCACCTGATTGATGATGGTGGTCAGGTCCTGTTCGATGGTCGGTGGTGGGAAGCCGCGCAGGCCATCATTACCGCCCATTTCAATCAGCACCCAGCGTGGTTGATGTTGTTGCAGCAGTGCCGGTAAGCGCGCCAGCCCTTGTGATGCGGTATCGCCGCTGATGCTGGCGTTGACGATTGTGATGCCGTCAGGGCTCGCTTTTTGCCATTGCTCATTGAGCAGGGCGGGCCAAGCGGAAGCGGCGGGCATGCGATAGCCCGCGCTCAGGCTGTCTCCCAATACCAGGAGCGTTTCCGCCGCAAAGGCGCGGGCGCTGAGTAATCCCAGCAGCAAAAGGATGTAGATATGTCTTTGAATGGCGTCTCTTCGGCAGCCACCGCGTCGGCGGAAAATATTCTGGAAGTTCATCATTTAAGTAAGCACGTCGGTCAGGGTGAACATCGGCTTTCCATCCTCACCGGAGTTGAGCTGGTTGTCAAACCCGCGCAGTCGATTGCACTGATCGGTGAATCCGGTTCGGGCAAATCAACGCTGCTGGGAATACTCGCTGGGCTGGATGACGGCAGTGAAGGTGATGTCAAACTGCTCGGCGAATCGTTGGGGGCCCTGGATGAAGATGGGCGTGCTGCACTGCGTGCCCGCGATGTCGGATTTGTGTTTCAGGCATTTATGTTGGTGCCGACGCTGAATGCGTTGGAAAATGTGCATTTGCCTGCACTGCTACGCGGTGAAAGTGATGCACAAAGCCGTGCGCAGGCAGAACAGTTGTTGCGTCAATTGGGACTGGGCGAGCGTTTGCACCATTTGCCCGCGCAGCTATCCGGCGGTGAGCAACAGCGTGTTGCCATCGCGCGTGCCTTTAGCGGGCGGCCCAGAGTGCTGTTTGCGGATGAACCGACCGGCAATCTGGATCGCAAAACCGGCGAACGTATTGTGGATTTGTTGTTTTCTCTAAATCGTGATTACGCCACCACGCTGATCCTGGTTACCCACGATGAGCAGTTAGCTGCACGCTGCGAACGGCGTTTGCGCCTGTTGGACGGCAAATTGCAGGAGGTGGCATGATCTGGCGCTGGTTTTGGCGGGAGTGGCGATCCCCGTCGCTGCTGATCGTGTGGCTAGCGTTAACGCTGGCGGTGGCGTGTGTGCTGGCGTTGGGCAATATCAGCGATCGCATGGAGAAAGGGCTAAGCCAGCAAAGCCGTGATTTTCTGGCGGGCGATCGCGTGCTGAGCGCTGCACGTCCGGTCGATGAAGATTGGTTGCAAACGGCACAGCAACAAGGGTTGACGGTCAGTCGCCAGGTGTCATTCATGACCATGACCTATGCGGGCGAACAGGCCCAGTTGGCGCGCGTCAAGGCGGCGGACGATCGCTATCCGCTCTACGGCCAGCTCCAGACACGTCCGGAAGGGTTACATCCGGTGCCTGGCTCGGTATTGGTGGCTCCGCGACTGCTGGCATTACTGGGATTGAAGGTCGGGGATAACCTCGATGTTGGCGATACTACGCTGCGAATCGCCGGGGAACTGATTCAGGAGCCGGACGAAGGGTTTAATCCGTTTGATACCGCCCCGCGCGTGTTGATGAGCAGCGCCGATGTGGAAAAAACCGGTGCGATACAGCCGGGTGGGCGCATTACCTGGCGCTATATGTTTGCCGGTGATCAAGCGCGTATCACGCTGTTTGGCGATTTTATCAAACCGTTGCTGAAACCGGATCAGCGCTGGTATGGCATGGAAGACAGCGACGGGGCATTGAGTAAGTCTCTGCAACGCTCGCAGCAGTTTTTACTGCTGTCGGCGTTGTTGACACTGCTGTTATCCGTTGCGGCGGTGGCCGTTGCCATGGGGCACTATTGCCGCAGCCGCTACGATTTGGTGGCGGTACTCAAAACGCTGGGCGCGGACAAAGGTGCACTGCGGCGTTTGATTGTCGGGCAATGGGTGTCGGTGCTGGCGCTGGCTGGCGTGTGCGGCAGCCTGGTCGGGCTGGGTTTTGAAGCGATACTCACGCGTTTGTTAGCGCCGGTGCTGCCCACCGCGTTGCCTGCGGCAGGGCTGTGGCCGTGGGTATGGGCATTGGGATCGCTGGTGGTGATTTCGCTGCTGGTGGGGCTACGTCCATATCGCCTGCTGCTGGCGACCCAGCCGCTGCGGGTGCTGCGTCAGGATATCACGGCGAACGTCTGGCCGCTGCGTTACTATCTGCCCGCCGTGGCGCTGATTGTGGTGGCCGGCTTGGCACTGCTCTCTGGCGGCGGCATGTTGCTGTGGGCGTTGCTCGGCGGCACGGCCGTGCTGGCGCTGTTGCTGGGCGTTGTAGGCTGGGGGGGCTGTTGGTGTTGCGTCGGCTGACGGTCAAGCATTTGCCGCTGCGTCTGGCGGTTAATCGACTGTTGCGTCAGCCGTGGTCCACCCTGAGCCAACTGGCGGCGTTTTCTCTGTCGTTTATGTTGCTGGCGTTGCTGCTGGTGATGCGCGGCGATCTGTTGGAGCGCTGGCAGCGTCAGTTGCCGCCGGAAAGCCCTAACTTTTTCTTGCTGAATATCGCGCCACCTCAGGCGGCACCACTGAAAACGTTCCTTGAACAGCACGCGGTGAAACCGGAAGCGTTTTATCCGATCATTCGTGCGCGCTTGACGGCGATTAACGGTCAGGTTGCGACCGAGCGTATACACGAAAACGATCCGGGTGCTAATACCGTTAACCGCGAACTGAACCTGACGTGGATGGAGGGCTTACCCGATCACAACGTGCTGACGGCCGGGCAAGCGCCGAAAGCGGGGGAAGTCTCGATGGAAGCGAATGAGGCGCAGGAGATGGGGATCACGCTCGGCGATACCCTGACCTTCACCGGCGACACGCAGCCTTTTAGCGCCACGGTGACCAGCTTCCGTCGCGTGGATTGGGAGAGCCTGCGGCCGAACTTCTTCTTTATTTTCCCGCCCGGTGCGTTGGATGCACAGCCGCAATCGCTGCTGACCAGTTTCCGCCACGACGGTGATGACAAACTTATCGTGCAGCTTAACCGTCAATTTCCCACGGTCAGTGTGCTGGATGTGGGCACGATGCTGCGCCAGATTGGTCAGGTATTGCAGCAGGTGAGTCGTGCGCTGGAAGTGATGGTGGTGCTGGTCTTGTTCTGCGGCATACTGCTGCTGTTGGCGCAAATTCAGGTTGGCATGCGTCAGCGGCGTCAGGAGTTGATGGTGTATCGCACGCTGGGGGCCGGACGTCGCTTGCTGCGTGGCACCTTGTGGTGCGAGTTTGCTGCATTGGGGCTGATGTCGGGGGTAGCGGCCGCCATTGGCGCGGAAGTGGCGCTGTGGCTGTTACAACGCAAAGTGTTTGATTTCCCCTGGGAGCCTAATGTGGTGATGTGGGGGGCACTGCCACTCAGTGCCGCCTTGCTACTGTCGCTGTGCGGCGGTTGGCTGGGACTGCGGCTGTTAAGCGGTAAAGCGTTGTTTCGGCAATTCTCAGGGTAGTCTGGCCGTTGATATGTTGGCGCCATTGGCTCTGTTGTAGGTATTAATTAGCGTTGAGCCATGGCGCCATCCACAAAATAAATACGCGTTATGGGATGGCGTTATTTAACCGGTTAATGGTGTCAATCGGAAGGTTGATAGGTGATAAGATTTATATTGATCCCCATTTTGTTATTTGGGTCATTGGAGGGGGTTAGCATGATGCCTTGACAGTTTTCTGGGGAGAGGGTTATCTTTTTTTGTTTCGATATTGAAAAGAGTAGCGGTATGCAAAATTTTTTCTTGGGATAAAGTATGTCTATTTCCATATTCCCCGCATTATTGGATATAGAGATGGTTTTATCTGCTGATGATTTTACACTACTGAGTTGCTTTATGAGATTGTTATCACTTTTCTTATCTGCGTGGCGAGTTGTGGTAATCGGGTTGGTCAGTAAAGAATAGCGATTATTGGCATTTGGAATTAATGGCATGCTTATCTCCTTCGTTGAGTTTTGATAGTAATTTTTATGGCAGAGAGTCGTGAATCATAAAGCGTTCTTGTTTGATGAATGGTATTTTTTGAGCAGTAATATGTTATTTCCCCGATGCAAGGCTAACGTCGTCTCAATGGCATGTGCTGTAAGTGGAAAGCTCAGGTGCTCTTTCTGTCAACGTGATATAAAAGTCGGCAGGTTATGACCGGGGGGAATAGCCGACGATCCTGAATCAGGACAACCGGCTTTAAATCGAAGATTTAGATAAGTAACCTGTTAGCGTGTAATATCGGCTTCCGGTGACGGTTTTTCTGACGCCGCATTCGCTTTATACCGCTCCATATACTGGTGCTGGAAAACGCACATGCGAATGGTATTGCGGTATTCGCCGTTGATGAAAAACTCGTGGCGCAATTCGGCTTCGACTTCAAAGCCCAGCTTGGCATAAATATGGATAGCCTTGGTGTTCTCTTTATCGACAATCAGGTACAGCTTGTACAAATTCAGCACGGAAAACCCATAATCCATTGCCAGCTTGGCGGCGGCACTGGCATAACCACGCCCCTGATAGGCAGGGTCGATAATAATCTGGAATTCAGCGCGGCGGTGGATATGGTTGATTTCCACCAACTCGACCAGACCTACCCGATTTTTTTCAAACTCGATGATAAAGCGCCGCTCGCTTTGGTCGTGAATGTGCTTGTCGTAGAGATCGCACAATTCCACAAAGGCTTCATAGGGCTCTTCAAACCAATAACGCATCACGCTGGCATTATTATCCAACTGATGGACAAAATTGAGATCCTCTTGTTCCAGAGGCCGTAAACGCACGATATTGCTCGCGCCAGACATGTTTCCTCCCATTACCTGTTTGCCACATGGCAACACGATGAGTATAGCCTGCTTTGTTCGCAGAACCACCGTTTGCGAGGGGGAAGGTAATAACCGCGCCCTTATCGTTAAGATCACAGGGCGCGGCATAGCGCGATTAAAAATCTACGCTGGCGCGCAGCAGCACCTGACGTGGTTCACCCACCGCCACGCGCAGGTTGTTGCCGCTGGACGGGTAGTAGGTTTTATCAAACAGGTTCTTCACGTTCATCTGCCATTTTACCTTGTAGCCATTAAACGGCACGGTATAGGCTACAAAAGCGTCAGCAACGGTGTAATCATCGAGGTAGAAGCTGTTGGCCGCATCTCCCGCACGACGACCGACGTAGCGAGCACCGGCACCTGCGCGCAGGTCGTCTCCGGCATGCCAGCCAAGCGACCCGAAATCTTGCGTCAGGAACAGCGCGGCAGTGTGGCGAGCGGCGTTAGTCATTTCGTTACCGTTATTTTTCGGATCGGCCACCACACGCGCATCAGTAAAGGCGTAACTACCGATCAGGCTCAGGGAATCGGTGAGCTTACCGGCCATGTCCAGCTCAATACCCTGTGAATGTACTTTGCCTGAGGTGCGTGTCACTGTTTCAGTGCCGATGGTTTCATCCACCATCACGTTACGTTTCACGATATCGAACAGCGCCAGGTTAGCGGTGATACGGTCCGGCAGATCGATTTTGGTGCCCACTTCATAAGAACGGCCCAGTTCAGGAGGAAGTGCGCCGATTTGAGTGGCAATAGATGAATTGGGTTTGAACGATTCGCTGTAGCTGGCGTAGAGCGAACTGTTCGGTGTCAGGCTGTAGATAACGCCGGTGCGTGGTACCAGGCGGTGGTAGGAACCGTCGGTGTTGGTGACAAATGGGCGGCCTTTGCCTGCCATGACATCAAAGCTGTCGTAGCGTAACCCGCCCAGCAACTGCCAGCGTTCGTTCAGGCGCAGGGTGTCTTGCACGAAAAAGCCGGTGCTGTCGATATTCTCACGCTGGTCGCTGTCTTTGGCGCTGACTGTGGTGGACGCGGGCAGGGTGCCGTAGACCGGGTTGTAAATGTTGAAACCTGACGTTGCTGTGCCACGGATCATGTCGCCACGGAAGGTACGATCGGCTTCATAATCAACACCAAACAGCAGTTGATGGTTGATGCGTCCCCAGTCTACATCGCCATTCAGGGTCAGTTGGACGATTTGCGCCTGGCTGCGAGCGTCTGCCGTTGCATCCGCTTGACGGGTGAGTATTCCGGTCGCCGCGTTGAATTTGGTGGCGCGCGCCTGATTGTCGCTATAGCGGTTACGTGCATAGGAGTAGGCGAGGTTGCTTTTCCAGCGATCGTTAAGCGTTCGCTCCATCTGGAGCGTCACGGTGTCCTGATCGCCGCGCGTGGCGTTGTAATGCTCGTCAAAGCGGCGGTCGCGCGGTGTATTGACCGGCTTGCCGGTATTGGGATTGATGATGGTGCCGCGATCGAACGGTGTCAGGTATTCCTGATGTTCATAGGCAAGGCGCACCGTGGTGTCATCGCCATACCACATCACCGACGGTGCAACGGTGGTTTGGCGTTTGCGGCCAAAATTGCGCCAGTAATCGGTTTCACCGTGATCGACCAGCATGCGGTAAGCGAGACCGTTGTCCCCCAGTGGGCCGGTGACATCCACCTGACCGCCGCCCCCGTTAAAGCTGCTTTGCCAGCCTTCGATATGGGTTTTTTGAACCAGTTCCGGTTTTTTGCTGATGATATTGATTATGCCGCCGGGTTCACCCATGCCGTACAGCATCGAGGCGGGGCCTTTGAGGACCTCAACGCGGTCGCTGGTGGGGGTGAAGTTGCGGGCCTGAATCGAACGAATGCCATCGCGAAACAGCGACCCATCGCGATTGTCGCCAAATCCACGTTTGATCACCGCATCCTTCGTCCCCCCAAGCGTGTTGGCTTGGGTAATACCGCTGATGCTGTACAGCGCGTCGTCCAGCGTGCGTGCCGCCTGATCGCGTAATACCTGCGGCGGCACAACGTTAACCGCC
This genomic interval carries:
- the tesA gene encoding multifunctional acyl-CoA thioesterase I/protease I/lysophospholipase L1, which encodes MNFQNIFRRRGGCRRDAIQRHIYILLLLGLLSARAFAAETLLVLGDSLSAGYRMPAASAWPALLNEQWQKASPDGITIVNASISGDTASQGLARLPALLQQHQPRWVLIEMGGNDGLRGFPPPTIEQDLTTIINQVKTANAQPLLMQIRLPANYGQRYTTTFSAIYPRLAQQFSIPLVPFFMEQVYLKPEWMQDDGIHPTREAQPFIADWMAKQLKPLVNL
- a CDS encoding TonB-dependent siderophore receptor, translated to MNANFIRRGWPLIALLPLGSHASSSSAQEDTMVVTQSDRAAADTDSSYQPHKSVTGTRTEARLLDVPQAVNVVPPQVLRDQAARTLDDALYSISGITQANTLGGTKDAVIKRGFGDNRDGSLFRDGIRSIQARNFTPTSDRVEVLKGPASMLYGMGEPGGIINIISKKPELVQKTHIEGWQSSFNGGGGQVDVTGPLGDNGLAYRMLVDHGETDYWRNFGRKRQTTVAPSVMWYGDDTTVRLAYEHQEYLTPFDRGTIINPNTGKPVNTPRDRRFDEHYNATRGDQDTVTLQMERTLNDRWKSNLAYSYARNRYSDNQARATKFNAATGILTRQADATADARSQAQIVQLTLNGDVDWGRINHQLLFGVDYEADRTFRGDMIRGTATSGFNIYNPVYGTLPASTTVSAKDSDQRENIDSTGFFVQDTLRLNERWQLLGGLRYDSFDVMAGKGRPFVTNTDGSYHRLVPRTGVIYSLTPNSSLYASYSESFKPNSSIATQIGALPPELGRSYEVGTKIDLPDRITANLALFDIVKRNVMVDETIGTETVTRTSGKVHSQGIELDMAGKLTDSLSLIGSYAFTDARVVADPKNNGNEMTNAARHTAALFLTQDFGSLGWHAGDDLRAGAGARYVGRRAGDAANSFYLDDYTVADAFVAYTVPFNGYKVKWQMNVKNLFDKTYYPSSGNNLRVAVGEPRQVLLRASVDF
- the speG gene encoding spermidine N1-acetyltransferase, producing MSGASNIVRLRPLEQEDLNFVHQLDNNASVMRYWFEEPYEAFVELCDLYDKHIHDQSERRFIIEFEKNRVGLVELVEINHIHRRAEFQIIIDPAYQGRGYASAAAKLAMDYGFSVLNLYKLYLIVDKENTKAIHIYAKLGFEVEAELRHEFFINGEYRNTIRMCVFQHQYMERYKANAASEKPSPEADITR
- the ybbA gene encoding putative ABC transporter ATP-binding protein YbbA, with the protein product MSLNGVSSAATASAENILEVHHLSKHVGQGEHRLSILTGVELVVKPAQSIALIGESGSGKSTLLGILAGLDDGSEGDVKLLGESLGALDEDGRAALRARDVGFVFQAFMLVPTLNALENVHLPALLRGESDAQSRAQAEQLLRQLGLGERLHHLPAQLSGGEQQRVAIARAFSGRPRVLFADEPTGNLDRKTGERIVDLLFSLNRDYATTLILVTHDEQLAARCERRLRLLDGKLQEVA